In Carassius auratus strain Wakin unplaced genomic scaffold, ASM336829v1 scaf_tig00216852, whole genome shotgun sequence, the sequence CTCGCTGCCTCCATtgttggtcagatcgttctgtgacgctattaatggaggacaggaggcaaatgcaagtAAATGAAGTTCATTGAATGGAGGTGTGATGAATGGATGCTGGAGATTGACGCAGGGACCTCGACGGCAGCACAGACAGATGAGTAGGTGATTTTAGTGCATTGGTGGTAGATCCGTGAAAGGTGGTGATAATGCGTGAATGGTGGTGATAATCCAGAAACGACCGAACAGGAAACAGAGCAAGGGCAGGAACACTGAAGGACGAACAGACATCAACCacgaggacctcaaacaacgatctgacaaacaagagacgaaagacagggcattaagtaggctgttggaatgagctgcacctgccacacccacatgaaaaaattaacatgacgtaacatgtacacagcaggagacggtgcattcatgaaccgtgacataGAATCATTAatggtggaatatcctgtgaagtccacttcgTAGGGCACTTAACTTACGAGTGAATAGAACAAACCCCTGtattcaaaatgtgcagagctggGGTCAAGTAGGGCTCGCTGCAGCCTGCGGTGGACATCCAACTCCGCCCACCCCCAAGTGTGACGTCAGAAGTCACGCCCATCCCCGACACAACCCCTCCCACGTCCGAGTGTGACATAAACGAAAGCCTTGGCCATATCAAATACGTCCCCTTCATGTGATTTCCCCATTTCCATAGCGGGGAAACCCGGAAGTATGTTAAAGCAATTTATGGAAGTTTAGGGGatctaaataaaatgatattgtcCTTCGTATTACTAATTCAcgttttcttatttttgtaaaaGATGTCTAGGCTAAAATGGCACAACTTAAATGTATAACAGCCCTTAAAATGCTTGTTTATTAAAGTAggctaaatattaattaaaacttttaaaccTTACCTTGTTAATTTAATgagatacattcacatttattaagGTCATTAAGGTAATGAAAAAGACATCCATTGTTTCATtgggtatttttatatttactattttacaaaaacaaaattagtacaaaaaaaaaaaaatatatatatatatatatatatatatatatatatatatatatatatatatatatatatatatatatatatataagtttttgaacagtaagattttttttgaagtctcttctgctcaccaagccagcatttatttgatccaaaatacagcaaaaacagtaatgtgaaatatttttacaacttaaaagaactgctttctatttgaatgtattttaaaatttagtaTATTCTGTGATATtcagtgatcaaagctgaattttcagtgtattaacataataataataaaatgttttttgagcatcatatcaccatattagaatgatttctgaaggatcatgtgactggagtaagttacctttgaaatcacaggagtaaatttaattttaatagaaatatagaaaattgttaatttaaatagcaaaaatgttatacaaatattttaaaattagacAGATTTTGCTGTACTTCAgactaaataaatgcaggcttgatgagcaaaagagatttctttaaaaacaaaaaatcttactgttcaaaaacttttgactggttgtgTTTAACGAAAGGTATGCTATACTATTATAAAGTCTGAGCAGCTGAATGAACAGATAAACAGTTCTTGAcatgcaggacacacacacacacacacacacacacatagactacACAGAGAGATTCCTTGCTTGAATATATCCTCCCTCCAGGTAGTTTTTGATGGCATTCTGTTGATTTTTCCTGTCCATCTGGAGAAAGACAAGCCCTTTCACCTCCCCACAGAATAACAAACGATGACTCTGTACCACGCTGGACCAGTGTCCCTTAAAACTTCCACTCTATGTCCTCTTTGCGCTCCTGGTTAAAAATAGAGAATACATACGTGTTGGGGTTATGTGTCCACAAAGCATTATTTACCTTATCATTCTACATAAacatatttatgattttaaaccACAAAAATCAATATCTAAAGAAATGCTCTCACCATACCTCCAGGCACCACTGCATGGCTTATGTGGTCCTTCAAGTAAATTGTGACGTAATTTTCTTTACTGGTGAAGCTGCAGCAGGGACCCCTTAACCCGGGAGCACTGCCCTGCATCAGGCTTGGACTGAAAATGTGTAGAATACTGtaaaacatgacaaacaaacaTTGTGTGATCTTTCCATTAATATAGAAGAATACAAAGATAATCTGTGACATACACAGAGATATCCAGCAAGATATAATGAAATGATGTGTTTGCCCAACCAAGTTACTGTGCACGGGTACTGTGATCAGGGTATATCATTAAAGATGTCATATGTAtgtgagtgttttgtgtgtgtgtgtgtgtgcgtgcatgcgtgtgtggtGGTGGGTGGGGCAGGTAAGTACATATGTGTGAGAGGGAAGTGTGTGTCTTTGAGTGGGTGAGATGAGTGTTATGTGTGGGGggcaggaaataaaaaaatattgcacatagATTCATAATTGATTTTATGTTGTAAGACTTGTGCCTTCTatgtgtctatctgtctctctatctacgtatgtatgtatatatgtatgtatttgtgtgtgtgtacacgtatgtatgcatgcatgcatgccacgaatacatacatacatatatacatacatacatacatacatgtgtggATAGATAGACCCCCCCCCAACCTAAAAGCACTCATCTCAccctccccccacacacacatataagtatATTTGTTGCTACCTAAGCAATGACATGCCTGTGTGAAGttgaaattaaaaaatacttGTTGTTTATGCGCATGCACACAAATGACACACACATTCTTAAAGTTCTCAACATTTTAAGTGTtagtaaagacaaaaaaaaagtattttttttacttaccgaCACGGCAAACAGCTTCTTTTTTAGCGGTTGGCAAACAATACATATTATCTTCTTATTGATGCTTCTTCCTGTTTCAAAATGAATGAGAATGTGACGTATTTTGACATGGGTGTGGTCTGTGACGTCACACTGGGATGTGGGCCGGGTTGGCGCTATTTAATGTTAGGTTACGGTAAAAATCAAGCTGTTCCAATTTACTATAGTGAAGATGGAACGATATATTACAAAATGTGTAACCATTTTTGCAACTACTAGTCATATGTCAACagaatttacattaaatgtcACCCTAAATGTATATAGATGTTGTAtatattagtgttcctgtagctcaagtggtagagcattgcaagcgcaagtttgggggttcgaattagtgatgggaagttcggatcattttaccgactcggacttttgagtctagttcagcaaaatgaacgaatcttttttcgagtcatttcgttcatttcgttaattttagcaaaatgttattaaaatattaagtgctacctccccaacacatctagtacttacgcaaacgttgatcacactacaaacaatacaaaactaaaatgctatgagataaagaaaaaaataatcattctttacctgggtcttcagtctgtgattagctcatctcacctcttatctgacaagaagtcttcgggtttaagtcattccttaatcacgtgacagccccatacgcaaaactaacgcagtcttgagccggaaagagaattgattagttcatctcatgagtctttcgggtcgagtttgactcgttccttaataacgtgacagccccatgcgctatttctgacatttctgtcactgtgtttttgttactgtttgttgaggatctgtggtttgttattattttataaataaataaaaccctgttataaataaaattttgattaatttgtcttcttgactgtctatcggtaaataaacactaggctatataataatataataatccaagcttacaataaaaagtatttatagactagttcgttcatttttactccaattttgagtttgctggtataataattgcttttcctaggcagacttgacatattggtgtaatatatgtataagaagattgctcaaaaaaggacataatgacatacattaaaagcaaataacattttgaatttgaattattaatgttaaagacaaatgttaaagacattaaggttatgataacttcagctttaacagttttaacccagctcagagtgaggagtttcagatcctggtgcactgccagtgcaggggccatgttttgggaagactttgacgagagggtagcaagcttgaggccttctgctacctcttctaagacctcagatgctatgatggccaaccttgcagagccactcttaccccacacatcagaccctctggcctggtggaggagatgttcaccagtatacacaagcctttctgaagtcacaaagacaagactttgcattgtggccacatccgtgccatctgaatttttttttctaaaactgggcagattatctcagatagaagaactcacagactcagcccatccaaggtcagggagcttgttttttttttaataatgtaaacatgccttaaagcaagtcctaaaaatatagccacagtgtgttatttattttaaagcttatttatttttatttatttagaaaaagactagcttgttgtgcaatatttttgttgttgtgattttaaaaggtaatttgttattgttataaggctccgtagctttagtatctcttaattttcatttattttttattcaaatggtttaaaattattttgggaatagcttgttgtgcaatatttagtttttcttttttttatattgtacttttaaagttcatttgttaaggttattagaccctgtggctttattatcttttaattttaatttcatttttaattatttacatttttattattttaatttattttggaatagttgtcctctttgttacaaagcttttctgtaataaacaataaacaactattcaaaagtatgtacagtgtttttaatgtttataaagtgtcatatgttacaaaagtatggtttacacagacaatctgatttaataactgcacaactaaacaaaaacaaacaaacagacagaaaaaaagatcaacattttaagcataaccaactctttatttccacattcagtgttatggaaaagtaccaccatgacagaaattaaaaccaacaatttgaaaccagaaatgcatcacgttaccgtaagagtaaataatactaataataaataagtactacgcacccattttgtaaggaaagttgtaaatgaactaattactcttgccaatgttgtcacatcacagtacaaaagaacgaaaaacccgaagaaccgaaagatgaactattcaattctgcattcttttactgtcagtgtctatggttttagcgtatgggtctgtcacgtgattaaggaacgactcgacccgaagactcatgagatgaactaatcaattctctttccggctcatattgcattgggtttaacgtattgggctgtcacgtgattgaggaacgagtcaaaaacccgatagactcgaactatgaactaatcaattctctttccggctcatgctgcattgggtttaacgtattgggctgtcacgtgattgaggaacgagtcaaaaacccgatagacccgaactatgaactaatcaattctctttccggctcagactgcattgggtaagcgtatggggctgtcacgtgatcaaggaacgagtcaaaaacccgatagacccgaactatgaactaatcaattctctttccgggtcaagactgcattgactgacaggtgaattactactactagaacagaacccatagaataatgcgcatgcgcgactgaacgaatcactccccgagacgactcgttcttcccgagtcacattaaagattcgttcaaaatgaacgaatcgttcaagaacgacacatcactagttcGAATCCCgggggaacacatgttaggaaaaatttgttagcctgaatgcaatgttagtcaagcatctgctaaatgcatacatttaatttaattttaatatagatATTTATCAAACTGATatgtttaaattatacaaaaataaagcttACTTACCATGCTGCTCTGTATGAACGAATTGCAACTGACAAAAATGGCGGCTGTCCAGACAGGAATGTCGTTTAAAATGGGCGTGGCTTGGCTGGCAGTGTAAAGTGTTAATTAAAGCTGAGCAATACTAACTACCAATAACACTAACCTCTCTGTTCTTCAGAATCTTCACGTTACATTCTGTAAGGTTCTAGATCACTCATCGTTCTTTTATAAATTCTGTCTACTTCACTTGTAGACTGGTGTAAATGTTCCAGCATTTATTGGTTAACTGTTGAGTGGATAATCCATCTATAATGCAAGGTTAAAAAGGAAtaataaattcagaaataaatgtacatatgttTAAGCAACAATGtggcatttttttctttcacaggATTGGATCTTACCAACGTGATCTGATGGGAACCAAGGAGCAGCAATAAAGGGATCTGCTGTGCCTGAGGAGGGAGCTCTGCTCAATTTGTGACTTCCTGTTGTTCCATTGTACATGTGCTATTGTGTGTTTGctcaaagtccttttaggcaagtcgtgccactcagccgccatcttggcaacgcctccgggcagctatttcagactaacaagaccaggctcctatctaaatgaatgggcagagagtcagaactgcactttcactggtcactgAGACAttaaaactgcatgtatagaaacagcagtgaaatatgataaaaatcgctgaaaatGTTTGATGATTTTGCCCCAAATTAAGGTTTAAAAATGCCTTTTTCCTCACAGGTTATACCTTTACtacttttgtatattttgtaaagTATTGTAAATATTCTTTTCCACACATGGGCGATGTAGGGGTTGAGTGCCATTTTCTTTTGCTAATTTCTCCTGTTTTTCATTATATGGGGAGTTAGGGTagcatattgtatttttatttagtttttcttttgttttgggaAATGTAGTCTTTTCTATTAGGAgctgacttgttttttttttgtggttgttttggcCTTTGCTCACTGCTGAAGTTGAGCTTTTACTCTGTAAATACATGTATAGGATCTTTGATTGTTGATTTTAGTTTATGTTGCGGCCTTACCCTATACAGGGCCGTAACAGTTAATATATAGGCACAGCAgtaatatcagaatcagaatatctgtttaaatataatttattcatcatCTAACTAAAATATTTCCATTCTGTGTGTGtaaatcatagactgtataaaaacatgtgtaaaaaacaacaacctttaaAGTCCGTTTGTAAAAACTTAACAAAtgcacatacaaaaaataaataaagaatgttTAACAAGAATGTACAGTAAGTGTTGTCATTATGCTCAAATCCAATGTACCTGAAGTTTTGGTGAGTCCTGTTCAAGCATCATACAGATATATTACAGCGAGTTTATAAAAGTCAGTCACCACAGGACGCCATAGACGAGATTTAAAATCTAATGCATGTCAATGTTGCCTTATTGTGTTGTAGTTGGCTAAATCAGTAGTCTACAATAATTCTGTTTATACATAAGCCATCTgttaaaaacaaagtttaaacATAAACTGCTTTATTAATCTTATGTTCGAAGATGTATGTGTAGGCTACAGTTACAGCAAGACATCAAAACTTTGTCTATTATCCTGCCATCATATTGCATTATATGGTAGTATGCATTTGGTAAATAGACTTGAGTTGAAAGAACAGGATGATATAAGCACATAAGAACAAGAAGGATGAAGAACAAAGTCAtctaatatttacaattatataatttatatatatcagACACATGACTCACTTAAATATGCAATAGCCTCTTTTTGTTGATCTGAATCTTACACTTGTTCACTGGGAAAACTTTCATGGTTCTTTGTCCAGACACTCATTGCAACTGGTTGGGAAAGATTGATATGGAAGGAAGCTTTTTATCCATTGGACATTTTCCTCTGGAATGACTGTGTAGAGAAGCTAATTTACTAAAGCTCTTCCCACACGAAGCGCAGTggtacggcttctctccagtgtggctcctctcatgtattttcagaGACGCTAACCAACTGAATCtcctgtcacagtgtgaacaagtgtaaggtttttctccagtgtgagtCCTCTGGTGCAGTTTCAATTCAGCGTTTGTGATATAGGTCTTCCCGCATTCAAAGCACACATAATCTTTCACGCCGCTGTGTCTTTTCTGGTGTAATTTTAAAGCACCCAGCTGAGTAAAACCCCTAAGACAcagtgaacacttgtaaggtttctcctTTAAATGAACTTTCCTGTGGGCCTTCAGGCATACCGCCTTAACAAACGTTTTATCGCACTGATCGCAGTTATACCGTCTTTCTCCAGAATGAGAAAGGAGATGTAATCTAAGAGTGTTTGgatgtgtgaaactcttcccgcactgctCACATgagaaaggtttctctccagtgtggatcctctcgtgtaTTTTCCGATGTCCCGTTTGACTGAATGTCTTGtcgcagtgtgaacacttgtaaggtttttctccagtgtgagttTTCTGGTGCTGTTTCAGTTCAGCATCTCTAACGAAGGATTTCCCACAATCGAAGCACATATGATTCTTCACACCACTGTGCCTTATCTGGTGCGTATTTAAAGCGCCCATCTgactaaaactctttccacacagagAACACACATAAGGCTTCTCCTGTGTATGAACTTTCAGGTGCCTCTTTAGGGATGCTACCCTAATAAACGTTTTACCACACTGGTCACAGTAGTAAGGCCTCTCCCCAGAATGAGAACGCAGGTGTAATTTAAAACTGTCGGCATGTGTGAAAcacttcccgcactgatcacacgtgtaaggtttttctccagtgtggattttcatgtgatATTTAAAACCCCCTCTCTGTGCGAAACACTTCCCGCATTGGTCAcatgtgtacggtttctctcccgTGTGGATTCTCATGTGATGTTTCAGACTCTGTTTGTATAAGAAACGCTTgccacactgagagcaggtgaACGTTTTTTGGCCTTTTCTTTTTGATGAGTGGCCCGAGGACTTTGTTATGGATTTGATTTTGTGTTTCTCCTCCACTTCAGGGATTTCATcaatgtccttgatttttccctttaggtctaaaatgtaaaagatttgattttcagaaaattataaaatgagaAAATCATAAAAGATCATTTTGAAGGGAAAAAAATGCGTGAACACTGATATGACAGCATTTTGATGCTTTATTCTGTACACtgatattcaaattattattatttttaaacacctCAGGGACAAAGTGCAGggttttttttagtaaaaaattattaaatatgtttcagcaataacatttaataaatcaaGACTCAAAACTATCTAATGTTTAGTAATGAttgcaaaatgtgtgtaatatCTAGTCCAGCTTCCTGATAATGATAATCAATGATTCCCGAATCTTATTTCACTGACCATTTGTTAACAACTAAAGAAAATAAGCCATCATTCTTGTAAAGTGtcctttaacatttatttcacagcTCTTACACCTTTTGTACCTACAACCACTAAATCTGATGAACTGCTTTAATGAAGAACCAAGAAATAAACACCAACCTCTTTGTTCTTCAGTATCTTCTTGTTTTATTCGACAGGGTTCATTCATGTTCTCTCTTCTTTCTTAAGCTCTGCCTTCTTCACTTTTAGGCTGATGTGATTTTTCCAGCATTTATTAATGAATTGTTTTTAGGAGAAGCTTCACAAGAGGGGTTATTCTTCTGTGGTAGGaaaaatgaaacataaataaattaggcTAATACATCCGTAGTTAAATTGATTCACACATTCACAAGGCTTCATTTAACATATGTAGGCTACATTGTAGCCGGCTAAATTTCTATTTTCGCCAGCAAACGGCTGGAAAAGTGCACATATACCGCTGTAGAGTGATGTTACGTTCAATACAAAACCCCGAAGCTTCATAATAAAGCGCTGTATCGGAGCTTGATTCGTTTTGCCTGAAGCACGTGATCTATGACGCCAAAGCTTCGTTCACCGCTGCGTTCGTCTGGTCTGAAAACCACGTGATTCATACATCTGAATCAAAATAAACGAATATGAATTTAATAtatgaatttatttcatttatattatttattttagtgccaGTACACTGAAACAACAATTGGTGTTTGCGCCTGTCAGTTATATTGTGCACAAAGGCACATAAGGAATAAC encodes:
- the LOC113099072 gene encoding oocyte zinc finger protein XlCOF6.1-like, with the protein product MNEPCRIKQEDTEEQRDLKGKIKDIDEIPEVEEKHKIKSITKSSGHSSKRKGQKTFTCSQCGKRFLYKQSLKHHMRIHTGEKPYTCDQCGKCFAQRGGFKYHMKIHTGEKPYTCDQCGKCFTHADSFKLHLRSHSGERPYYCDQCGKTFIRVASLKRHLKVHTQEKPYVCSLCGKSFSQMGALNTHQIRHSGVKNHMCFDCGKSFVRDAELKQHQKTHTGEKPYKCSHCDKTFSQTGHRKIHERIHTGEKPFSCEQCGKSFTHPNTLRLHLLSHSGERRYNCDQCDKTFVKAVCLKAHRKVHLKEKPYKCSLCLRGFTQLGALKLHQKRHSGVKDYVCFECGKTYITNAELKLHQRTHTGEKPYTCSHCDRRFSWLASLKIHERSHTGEKPYHCASCGKSFSKLASLHSHSRGKCPMDKKLPSISIFPNQLQ